The following are encoded in a window of Amycolatopsis solani genomic DNA:
- a CDS encoding WXG100 family type VII secretion target, with protein sequence MWSSGVVDASGVVSSVLSGYRRVLVECQRRVTGDPGALSAASQRVATQASTVSGKAREIGESAKTLHADWDGDAYTAFATAAGELGQELTDAAAKLDDQAQRLSTASQLVQSAKAAVDSVLAQFDQYAQQLTAQARAVNSGSVGAFIQAARQLGEQSVQAARQVVDEFSEALAELFPPEGTQRLEYKLGKKTAGPLGWLNGSTLDGRKRPRSAPSWFKNSGWKKLTWDGLEGTRAPKKADTPFGQPKPETVKDKLGRNTEITYYKFKHEQDGLTPEYDGKITSKGWDVGASGHTELAALKEEAEAKGDWGPASAHAKGTVFAGGEASASGTIGAHGVGAHANVFAGGKIEGEVAADVAGIGVGANGTLQYGIGAQLDAQAVYDAGHLKVNFKAGAALGFGAGVGAKIDIDLPKLGHTIGEYGGAAVDAVGHAASDAANAVGSAWDDAVSYVGL encoded by the coding sequence ATGTGGTCCTCGGGGGTGGTCGACGCGTCGGGGGTGGTCAGCTCCGTGCTGTCCGGGTACCGGCGCGTGCTCGTCGAGTGCCAGAGACGCGTCACGGGTGACCCGGGGGCGCTGAGCGCCGCGTCGCAGCGGGTCGCCACGCAGGCCTCGACGGTCTCGGGCAAGGCCCGCGAAATCGGCGAGTCGGCGAAGACGCTGCACGCGGACTGGGACGGCGACGCCTACACGGCGTTCGCGACGGCGGCCGGCGAGCTCGGCCAGGAGCTCACCGACGCCGCCGCGAAGCTCGACGACCAGGCGCAGCGGCTTTCCACCGCCTCGCAGCTGGTGCAGTCGGCGAAGGCCGCGGTCGACTCGGTCCTCGCGCAGTTCGACCAGTACGCCCAGCAGCTGACCGCGCAGGCCCGCGCGGTGAACTCCGGCTCGGTCGGCGCGTTCATCCAGGCCGCCCGGCAGCTCGGCGAACAGAGCGTGCAGGCCGCCCGGCAGGTCGTCGACGAGTTCTCCGAGGCGCTCGCGGAACTCTTCCCGCCCGAAGGCACGCAGCGGCTCGAGTACAAGCTGGGCAAGAAGACCGCCGGCCCGCTCGGCTGGCTCAACGGCAGCACGCTCGACGGGCGCAAGCGGCCCCGGTCGGCGCCGTCGTGGTTCAAGAACTCGGGCTGGAAGAAGCTCACCTGGGACGGCCTCGAAGGCACCCGCGCGCCGAAGAAGGCGGACACGCCGTTCGGGCAGCCGAAGCCGGAGACCGTGAAGGACAAGCTCGGCCGCAACACCGAGATCACGTACTACAAGTTCAAGCACGAGCAGGACGGCCTCACCCCGGAGTACGACGGCAAGATCACCTCGAAGGGCTGGGACGTCGGCGCGTCCGGGCACACCGAGCTGGCCGCGCTGAAGGAAGAGGCCGAAGCCAAGGGGGACTGGGGTCCCGCCTCGGCGCACGCCAAGGGCACGGTCTTCGCCGGCGGCGAGGCGAGCGCGTCCGGCACGATCGGCGCGCACGGCGTGGGCGCGCACGCGAACGTCTTCGCCGGCGGCAAGATCGAAGGCGAAGTGGCCGCGGACGTGGCGGGCATCGGCGTCGGCGCGAACGGCACCCTGCAGTACGGCATCGGCGCCCAGCTCGACGCCCAAGCCGTCTACGACGCCGGGCACCTCAAGGTGAACTTCAAGGCGGGCGCGGCGCTCGGCTTCGGCGCCGGGGTCGGCGCGAAGATCGACATCGACCTGCCGAAGCTCGGCCACACCATCGGCGAGTACGGCGGCGCGGCCGTCGACGCGGTCGGCCACGCCGCCTCCGACGCGGCGAACGCCGTCGGATCCGCTTGGGACGACGCCGTTTCGTACGTGGGGCTGTGA